A section of the Rhodopirellula halodulae genome encodes:
- a CDS encoding YaiI/YqxD family protein — translation MKIWIDADAAPRDVKEVVFRAANRLQIETILVANSMVTTPANATTVRCVVVRDGADQADRYIVRHGEPGELAVTADLPLAGMLVDKGLAVVDPRGEEYSSANIASRLSMRNFMDELRGAGMETGGSAPYGPKDKKAFASTFDRLLTRAIRRAGSSS, via the coding sequence ATGAAAATTTGGATCGATGCCGACGCCGCGCCTCGTGATGTCAAAGAGGTGGTCTTTCGTGCCGCGAATCGTTTGCAAATCGAAACCATTTTGGTCGCCAATTCGATGGTGACGACTCCGGCCAATGCGACCACCGTTCGCTGCGTCGTCGTGCGCGACGGTGCCGATCAAGCCGACCGATACATCGTGCGTCACGGCGAACCGGGGGAACTCGCGGTCACAGCCGACCTCCCGTTGGCGGGGATGTTGGTGGACAAAGGTTTGGCGGTCGTGGACCCGCGCGGCGAGGAATACTCCAGCGCGAACATCGCCAGTCGCCTTTCGATGCGGAACTTCATGGACGAACTGCGTGGTGCCGGAATGGAAACCGGCGGGAGTGCGCCGTACGGTCCCAAAGACAAAAAGGCATTTGCCTCGACGTTTGATCGTTTGCTGACTCGGGCCATTCGGCGGGCAGGCTCGTCCTCGTAG
- a CDS encoding sulfatase/phosphatase domain-containing protein: MIALTLVCGLVATNTVAAQDAKKKRPNIVFVFSDDHALQAIGAYGSKINQTPNLDRIANEGAVFHNSFCANSICGPSRACILTGKHSHINGFLRNGNRFDGTQMTFPKLLQDVGYQTALIGKWHLGTDPVGFDHWEILPGQGNYYNPDFIQMDGSRKRYTGYVTDIITNNTLDWLKNQRDADEPFVLMCQHKAPHRNWSPPPRHFDLYKGVEIPEPDSLFDDYSGRTKLLNESEMSLERHFYWGHDMKFHGESLFPEHFLARLGNGEYRRMNDEQKAEWDAAYEPENQKLIADMQAGKMSSKDVTKWKYQRYMKDYLGCVQAVDDSVGELLAYLDESGLAENTIVIYSSDQGFYLGEHGWYDKRWMFEESLRMPFLIRWPGVIDPGTQSTAMIQNIDYAPTFLEIAGAEIPESIQGRSMVSMMHDDCRASTTWRDAIYYAYYENAAVHMVPVHDGVRTDRYKLMFFPRGRQWNLFDLEKDPQEMQSVHDDPAYEAILAGLQKRYYDLRDLYDVNTAVIPATRGDEPGWQKRNASMNKLAKTAKPKLAFIGDSITQGWEGRGKQVWADNYAQYDAINLGIGGDRTEHIIWRLTHGNLGKIKPEVAVLMIGTNNTGHFMQDPTQIADGVEEILDILRERLPNTKVVLQAILPRGKSELDLQRLNNIAVNDRIANFADDEHVVYVDLGDHFLNEDGTIDPAIMPDYLHLSERGYEIWAEALAPTLESLGL; the protein is encoded by the coding sequence TTGATTGCGTTGACGTTGGTCTGCGGTTTGGTCGCGACCAATACGGTGGCCGCACAAGACGCGAAGAAGAAACGCCCCAACATCGTGTTTGTCTTTTCAGATGACCACGCGTTGCAAGCCATTGGGGCTTACGGATCCAAAATCAATCAAACGCCGAACTTGGATCGTATCGCCAACGAAGGCGCCGTCTTTCACAATTCGTTTTGTGCCAACTCCATCTGTGGGCCATCGCGAGCTTGCATCTTGACGGGCAAGCACAGCCACATCAACGGTTTTCTTCGCAATGGCAATCGCTTCGACGGAACGCAGATGACGTTCCCCAAGCTGTTGCAGGATGTGGGTTATCAAACGGCGTTGATTGGCAAGTGGCACCTGGGTACCGATCCCGTCGGCTTCGATCATTGGGAGATCCTGCCGGGGCAAGGCAACTACTACAACCCAGACTTCATCCAAATGGATGGCAGTCGAAAACGGTACACGGGCTACGTCACTGACATCATCACGAACAACACTTTGGATTGGTTGAAGAACCAACGCGACGCAGATGAACCCTTCGTGCTGATGTGCCAACATAAAGCACCGCACCGGAACTGGTCGCCTCCGCCCCGGCACTTTGATCTCTACAAAGGCGTTGAGATCCCCGAACCCGATTCGCTGTTTGACGATTACTCAGGACGCACCAAGCTTCTGAACGAAAGCGAGATGTCTTTGGAGCGGCATTTCTACTGGGGGCACGACATGAAGTTTCATGGAGAGAGTCTGTTCCCCGAGCACTTCCTGGCGCGTTTGGGCAACGGCGAATACCGCCGGATGAATGACGAGCAAAAGGCCGAATGGGATGCGGCGTACGAACCCGAAAATCAGAAACTGATCGCCGACATGCAAGCCGGCAAGATGTCCAGCAAAGACGTCACGAAATGGAAGTACCAGCGCTACATGAAAGACTACCTGGGGTGTGTCCAAGCGGTCGACGATAGCGTGGGTGAGTTGTTGGCGTACCTGGATGAGTCCGGTTTAGCTGAAAACACCATCGTGATTTACAGCAGCGATCAAGGTTTCTACTTGGGCGAACATGGTTGGTACGACAAACGATGGATGTTCGAGGAATCATTGCGAATGCCGTTCTTGATCCGTTGGCCGGGCGTGATTGACCCCGGTACGCAGAGCACCGCGATGATTCAAAACATCGATTACGCACCAACGTTTTTGGAAATCGCGGGAGCTGAAATCCCAGAGTCGATTCAAGGTCGCAGCATGGTGTCCATGATGCATGATGATTGCCGAGCCTCGACGACTTGGCGCGACGCTATTTACTACGCGTACTACGAAAACGCGGCTGTGCACATGGTGCCGGTCCACGATGGCGTGCGAACGGATCGCTACAAGTTGATGTTCTTCCCACGTGGCCGACAGTGGAACTTGTTCGATCTGGAAAAGGACCCGCAGGAGATGCAGTCGGTGCATGACGATCCGGCGTACGAAGCCATTCTGGCTGGACTGCAGAAACGCTACTACGATCTGCGGGATTTGTATGACGTCAACACGGCGGTGATTCCGGCGACGCGCGGCGATGAGCCTGGTTGGCAGAAACGCAACGCTTCCATGAACAAGTTGGCGAAGACCGCGAAACCGAAGTTGGCGTTCATCGGTGATTCCATCACCCAGGGATGGGAAGGACGTGGCAAACAAGTTTGGGCTGACAACTACGCCCAGTACGACGCGATCAATCTTGGGATCGGCGGTGACCGGACCGAGCACATCATTTGGCGTCTGACGCACGGTAACCTTGGCAAGATCAAGCCTGAGGTCGCCGTGTTGATGATCGGTACCAACAACACCGGCCACTTCATGCAAGACCCAACGCAAATCGCGGACGGTGTCGAGGAAATCTTAGACATTTTGCGTGAGCGTTTGCCGAACACCAAAGTGGTGCTGCAGGCCATTTTGCCGCGTGGGAAATCGGAGTTGGATTTGCAGCGTTTGAACAACATCGCGGTGAATGACCGCATCGCGAATTTTGCCGACGATGAACACGTGGTCTACGTGGATCTGGGGGATCATTTCCTGAACGAGGACGGAACGATCGACCCAGCCATCATGCCCGATTATCTGCACCTGTCCGAACGCGGTTACGAAATCTGGGCAGAAGCCTTGGCCCCCACGCTTGAGTCCCTCGGGCTGTGA
- a CDS encoding patatin-like phospholipase family protein, whose amino-acid sequence MKIALAFSGGGVRATVFHLGVLARLARENLLGNVSSISSVSGGSLAAGLVFATTGHRWPSSHEYLHEVVPEILRLLTTRNLQRSYVLKSLMFPWQILSGRASVLGDELERQWNIQGDLSDLPESPRWLINATCYQTGKNWRFERDLMGDYQTKYIVDPKFRLSHALAASAAVPGLIGPLILKSKHHRWNEFRHDEWKSIPPKYKRLHLWDGGVYDNLGVEALFKPGLGLADGSDFLIVCDASRPLAHETRRSRWRPGYLKASMRLIDVATDQVRSLRARMLIEYFKQNPGTGAYLRLGLKNKRPGPQSESPLSSSDPALQRAGKSASKAHWNEQPSLTDDEVKRVAKIETTLRRLSHHEFSLLFRHGYEVANGTLARYGGESLDQIPRHRVRLRAA is encoded by the coding sequence ATGAAGATCGCACTGGCCTTTTCCGGTGGAGGCGTTCGCGCCACGGTGTTTCATCTTGGCGTGCTCGCGCGACTGGCACGCGAAAACCTGCTGGGGAATGTCTCTTCCATCAGCAGCGTCTCCGGCGGATCGTTGGCCGCGGGATTGGTGTTCGCGACCACCGGGCATCGATGGCCGTCCAGTCACGAGTACCTGCACGAAGTCGTGCCGGAAATTTTGCGGCTGCTGACCACTCGAAACTTGCAACGATCGTATGTTTTGAAATCGTTGATGTTTCCGTGGCAAATTCTCAGCGGCCGAGCCTCGGTTTTGGGGGACGAATTGGAACGCCAATGGAACATCCAAGGCGACCTGTCCGATTTGCCGGAGTCACCTCGTTGGTTGATCAATGCGACCTGTTACCAGACCGGCAAGAATTGGCGGTTTGAACGTGACTTGATGGGTGACTATCAAACCAAATACATCGTCGACCCGAAGTTTCGGTTGTCCCATGCGTTGGCAGCCTCCGCGGCGGTTCCTGGGTTGATCGGCCCGTTGATTCTGAAATCCAAACACCATCGTTGGAATGAATTCCGCCATGACGAGTGGAAATCGATTCCGCCCAAATACAAACGTCTGCATCTGTGGGACGGCGGCGTCTATGACAACTTGGGTGTGGAGGCTCTGTTCAAGCCTGGATTGGGGTTGGCTGATGGAAGCGACTTTTTAATCGTGTGCGATGCATCGCGTCCGTTGGCACATGAGACACGTCGGTCACGTTGGCGGCCAGGCTATTTGAAAGCCTCGATGCGGTTGATCGATGTCGCGACGGATCAGGTCCGCAGCCTCCGAGCCAGAATGCTGATCGAATACTTCAAGCAAAACCCTGGCACCGGCGCTTACCTGCGGTTGGGATTGAAGAACAAACGTCCGGGTCCCCAAAGTGAATCGCCGTTGTCATCAAGCGACCCCGCTCTTCAGCGTGCAGGCAAATCTGCCAGCAAGGCTCATTGGAACGAGCAACCATCGCTCACCGATGACGAAGTCAAACGCGTTGCGAAAATCGAGACGACGCTGCGACGTTTGAGTCATCATGAATTCAGCCTGTTGTTTCGCCATGGCTATGAAGTCGCCAATGGCACGTTGGCTCGCTACGGTGGTGAATCACTCGACCAAATCCCGCGTCATCGAGTGCGTTTGCGAGCCGCGTGA
- a CDS encoding APC family permease, with protein MTSGSSSGPNELRRDVGLFGAMMMGLGSIVGTGVFVSIGIAAGITGPSVVFAIVVAALVATFNGLSSAQLAAQHPVSGGTYEYGYRWLSPSLGFAAGWMFLCAKSASAATAALGFAGYALQLFHVERTEWIVPLALGAVVVISALLLGGIRRSNWANIAIVSTTLISLAAFVLAGLPSVFREGASQMTPLFASSEAPTAMRQFLEACALMFVAYTGYGRIATLGEEVHDPRRTIPRAIILTLAVSSLLYVVVGGVAVAASGTELLSGEASQQAAPLQLVADSLNVPLVGTLVSIGAVTAMLGVLLNLILGLSRVVFAMGRRGDLPSAAANVSSTNATPNVAVVLVGIGVSGLTLIGDVKTTWSFSAFTVLVYYALTNLSATRLTKEERLFSPVIPWLGLLSCLGLAFWVQPEIWLIGLGLLIIGWAFQAMMRKLNARNVR; from the coding sequence ATGACGTCTGGTTCTTCCTCCGGTCCCAACGAACTACGCCGCGATGTGGGATTGTTCGGAGCCATGATGATGGGGCTGGGTTCCATTGTGGGAACCGGAGTGTTCGTCAGCATCGGAATCGCGGCAGGGATCACCGGGCCATCGGTGGTCTTCGCCATCGTGGTGGCGGCTTTGGTCGCGACGTTCAATGGATTGAGCAGCGCTCAATTGGCGGCACAGCATCCGGTCAGCGGCGGCACCTACGAGTATGGCTATCGATGGTTGTCGCCATCGCTGGGATTCGCGGCCGGATGGATGTTCTTGTGTGCAAAATCCGCGTCCGCAGCGACCGCCGCACTGGGGTTTGCCGGCTATGCGTTGCAACTATTCCATGTGGAACGAACGGAATGGATCGTCCCGTTGGCTTTAGGGGCGGTGGTTGTCATTTCGGCGTTGTTGCTCGGTGGGATTCGTCGCTCCAATTGGGCGAACATCGCGATTGTCAGCACGACGTTGATCTCGCTCGCGGCGTTTGTTCTAGCCGGTTTGCCCAGCGTTTTCCGCGAAGGAGCGAGTCAGATGACGCCACTGTTCGCTTCCTCGGAGGCTCCCACTGCGATGCGGCAATTTCTGGAAGCTTGTGCGTTGATGTTCGTCGCTTACACGGGCTATGGTCGAATCGCGACGTTGGGGGAAGAAGTCCACGATCCAAGACGAACGATCCCGCGAGCGATCATCTTGACCTTGGCGGTTTCGTCATTGTTGTACGTCGTTGTCGGTGGAGTCGCGGTAGCGGCGTCGGGCACCGAGTTGTTGAGTGGTGAGGCTTCCCAACAAGCTGCGCCGTTGCAGTTGGTCGCGGATTCGCTGAACGTTCCTTTGGTTGGGACGCTCGTTTCCATTGGAGCCGTCACCGCGATGTTGGGCGTGTTGTTGAATCTGATCCTCGGGCTTTCTCGGGTCGTTTTCGCGATGGGACGGCGAGGCGACTTGCCCTCCGCCGCGGCAAACGTTTCATCGACCAACGCGACACCGAACGTCGCGGTGGTGTTGGTTGGGATTGGCGTTTCCGGATTGACGTTGATCGGAGACGTCAAGACAACATGGTCTTTCAGCGCATTCACCGTGCTGGTGTACTACGCGTTGACAAATCTCTCCGCGACGCGGTTGACGAAAGAGGAGCGGTTGTTTTCTCCGGTCATTCCTTGGTTGGGCCTGCTGTCGTGTCTGGGGCTCGCCTTTTGGGTGCAGCCGGAGATTTGGCTTATCGGGCTGGGGTTGCTGATCATCGGTTGGGCGTTTCAAGCGATGATGCGAAAGCTGAATGCTCGCAACGTTCGGTGA
- a CDS encoding polysaccharide pyruvyl transferase family protein, with the protein MPSNNTPPRVSLSRRRLIAGAAASVGCSANLSPLRSLFAASGESPQRILLRSSWQTVNIGDIAHTPGVLSLLREHLPEAEVTLWPSNVDNGVEALLRTEFPRLKIAKPRSKELQQAFQECDFLLHGSGASIVAERDLVRWHEETGKPYGIYGITFPMKKSSATSNRDEDAMARSVDVLSQARFVFFRDSKSLDLAKRLGASSPIMEFGPDGAFACDLRDKPAADRFLEANQLQPGKFLCCIPRLRYTPYWTIKKGRKFDPIKHTRNEAMKEHDHVLLREAIVRIARETDHKVLVCPEDRTQMAVGKEMLMDRLPNDVLPKVVWRPNYWLTGEAVSVYTQSAGLFGNEMHSPIMCIGHGVPAIVCRFEEQTTKGFMWQDIGLGDWLFDLDSVSDRERLVPTVMSLVTAREDALAKTEQARQFVSKRQQETMAALRQELQSPD; encoded by the coding sequence ATGCCTTCCAACAACACCCCACCTCGCGTCTCGCTTTCTCGTCGTCGCCTGATCGCCGGGGCGGCAGCATCCGTCGGCTGCTCGGCAAACTTGAGCCCTCTGCGTTCTTTGTTTGCAGCATCGGGTGAATCGCCCCAACGCATTCTGCTTCGATCGTCGTGGCAGACCGTCAACATCGGCGACATCGCTCACACCCCTGGCGTGCTGAGCTTGCTGCGCGAGCATCTTCCCGAAGCCGAAGTCACGCTGTGGCCATCCAACGTGGACAACGGAGTGGAAGCGTTGTTGCGAACCGAATTCCCCCGACTGAAGATCGCCAAACCGCGTTCAAAAGAACTTCAACAAGCCTTCCAAGAATGCGACTTTCTACTGCATGGATCCGGTGCGTCCATCGTCGCGGAACGAGACTTGGTTCGGTGGCACGAAGAGACCGGCAAACCTTACGGCATCTATGGAATCACGTTCCCAATGAAAAAGTCCTCGGCGACGAGCAACCGTGACGAGGATGCCATGGCTCGTTCGGTCGACGTGCTGTCGCAGGCACGTTTCGTCTTCTTCCGCGACAGCAAGTCACTGGACTTGGCAAAGCGTCTTGGTGCGTCATCACCCATCATGGAGTTCGGTCCCGACGGTGCCTTCGCGTGTGACCTGCGAGACAAACCCGCGGCCGATCGTTTCCTCGAAGCGAATCAACTGCAACCAGGAAAGTTCCTTTGCTGCATTCCGCGACTTCGTTACACGCCCTACTGGACCATCAAGAAAGGCCGGAAATTCGATCCAATCAAACACACTCGGAACGAGGCCATGAAGGAACACGATCATGTGTTGCTGCGAGAGGCCATCGTTCGGATCGCTCGCGAAACGGACCACAAGGTCTTGGTTTGTCCGGAAGATCGCACGCAGATGGCCGTTGGCAAAGAAATGCTGATGGATCGCTTGCCGAACGACGTCTTACCCAAGGTCGTGTGGCGGCCCAACTATTGGCTCACCGGCGAAGCGGTCAGCGTCTACACGCAAAGTGCGGGCTTGTTTGGCAATGAAATGCACTCGCCGATCATGTGCATCGGCCACGGTGTTCCCGCCATCGTCTGCCGGTTCGAAGAACAAACCACCAAAGGATTCATGTGGCAAGACATCGGGCTGGGCGATTGGTTGTTTGACCTGGACTCGGTGTCCGATCGTGAACGCTTGGTGCCAACGGTCATGAGTTTGGTCACCGCTCGCGAGGATGCTTTAGCAAAAACGGAACAGGCACGGCAGTTCGTTTCAAAACGTCAACAAGAAACCATGGCGGCACTGCGACAAGAGTTGCAATCGCCTGACTGA
- a CDS encoding sigma-70 family RNA polymerase sigma factor has protein sequence MDDSTRNATRLWTSAQPMVAAFVASVVRDRRDREDVMQETALAVLNSFEAYDSSQPFQGWVIGVARNQIGLYLRRRRRDRLVFSEETVTNLQSAFEQTPAPDELDHLPGCLEQLQGRSKELCDLRYKHGLKPAAISDRVGMSANSVAKALQRVREQLRSCIEAKFASEGVTG, from the coding sequence GTGGACGATTCAACACGCAACGCGACACGACTGTGGACCTCGGCTCAACCGATGGTGGCCGCATTTGTGGCTTCTGTTGTGAGAGACCGGCGCGATCGAGAAGACGTGATGCAAGAAACCGCTTTGGCGGTGCTGAATTCGTTCGAGGCCTATGATTCGTCGCAGCCTTTTCAAGGTTGGGTGATTGGCGTGGCTCGCAACCAGATCGGTTTGTACCTGCGTCGCCGTCGGCGGGACCGATTGGTGTTCAGCGAAGAGACCGTGACAAATCTGCAGTCGGCTTTCGAACAAACACCGGCTCCAGATGAACTGGATCACTTGCCGGGTTGTTTGGAACAGCTACAAGGACGTTCGAAGGAACTGTGTGATCTGAGGTACAAGCACGGATTGAAGCCGGCGGCCATCAGTGATCGTGTTGGCATGTCGGCCAATTCGGTGGCAAAGGCTTTGCAACGCGTTCGCGAACAATTGCGTTCCTGCATCGAAGCGAAGTTTGCATCAGAAGGAGTCACAGGATGA
- a CDS encoding FecR domain-containing protein, giving the protein MSDSMQTLIHAYLDESLTAEQFRELQTWINADPANAKQFAQQVYLDERLHAEISWQQFSEDESKPNEFTSVKTRPESVSLSTPSPAKPERRWAWIATVAAGLLLALSWALWSDAPLPNGRDIAEKGDSTRPLLVESSDAEIQDNAVATLAQIRDAVWEPISDSDGDVDRREGDRLGVETLRLRSGIVHLEFDSGVEVILEGPASYDIQTMDETRLAYGLLTATVPPGAEGFRVDTPSAQVIDLGTAFGIELDRDGLSKVSVFDGEVEVVPEGQTTKRLLIEGESIELQSDGSMNDIAFEPRRFERLWPMVSGIVKSSGAFRFAPPWPRQVKRLQNDEHVFVLPEGYATRLVAPCAIDFSEPGLYENESQLSPSEIPTDQRVRSFLLVFNPVPPKSTDGRPRRLTMRDLEMIEGSITFQHPILGVMVRDETLFQSDGRFSMRSASTVPLQQGLELKPSRLSDSITLSDDRRTLKLKLAGVGRRGDQVRVIVDAAIRRRPSRRPSHH; this is encoded by the coding sequence ATGAGCGACTCCATGCAAACATTGATTCACGCCTACTTGGATGAATCGCTGACAGCCGAACAGTTCCGCGAACTGCAAACTTGGATCAATGCCGACCCGGCCAACGCGAAACAATTCGCACAGCAGGTCTATCTGGATGAACGATTACACGCCGAGATCAGCTGGCAACAATTCAGCGAAGACGAGAGCAAACCAAACGAATTCACTTCCGTGAAAACCCGACCCGAGTCGGTGTCGCTCTCAACACCCAGCCCAGCGAAACCCGAGCGTCGTTGGGCGTGGATCGCGACGGTCGCGGCGGGATTGCTGTTGGCACTGAGTTGGGCACTTTGGTCAGACGCTCCTTTGCCGAATGGGCGTGACATCGCGGAAAAGGGCGATTCCACTCGACCATTGCTGGTCGAGTCATCGGACGCTGAGATCCAGGACAACGCCGTTGCAACGCTTGCACAAATTCGCGATGCGGTGTGGGAGCCAATCTCCGACTCCGACGGTGACGTTGACCGGCGTGAAGGTGATCGCTTGGGCGTGGAAACACTGCGTCTGCGATCCGGAATCGTTCACTTGGAATTTGACAGCGGTGTCGAAGTCATTTTGGAAGGCCCCGCTTCGTACGACATCCAAACGATGGATGAGACTCGCTTGGCTTACGGTTTGTTGACCGCGACAGTCCCACCGGGAGCAGAAGGATTTCGAGTCGACACACCATCGGCGCAAGTCATCGATTTGGGAACCGCGTTTGGGATTGAACTGGACCGTGATGGATTGTCGAAAGTTTCGGTGTTTGATGGTGAGGTCGAGGTGGTTCCCGAGGGGCAAACCACAAAACGATTGCTGATAGAAGGCGAGAGCATCGAATTGCAGTCCGACGGAAGTATGAACGACATCGCGTTCGAACCACGACGTTTTGAAAGACTTTGGCCGATGGTCAGTGGCATCGTGAAGTCGAGCGGCGCGTTCCGATTCGCCCCGCCTTGGCCGCGACAGGTCAAGCGTTTGCAGAACGACGAACACGTGTTCGTTTTGCCGGAAGGTTACGCGACGCGATTGGTGGCTCCGTGTGCCATCGATTTCTCGGAGCCGGGACTGTACGAAAACGAAAGCCAACTGTCGCCTTCGGAGATTCCAACGGATCAACGAGTCCGATCGTTCTTGCTGGTGTTCAATCCGGTGCCACCCAAATCCACGGATGGTCGTCCACGTCGATTGACGATGCGTGATTTGGAAATGATCGAAGGCAGCATCACGTTCCAACATCCAATCCTGGGTGTGATGGTTCGCGATGAAACTCTGTTTCAATCCGATGGCCGTTTTTCCATGCGAAGCGCGTCCACGGTGCCGTTGCAACAAGGATTGGAATTGAAGCCATCTCGTTTGAGCGATTCCATCACGTTGAGTGACGACCGCCGAACCTTGAAGTTGAAGTTGGCCGGAGTGGGCCGACGGGGCGACCAAGTGCGAGTGATTGTGGATGCAGCGATTCGCCGTCGCCCGTCAAGAAGACCTTCACACCATTAG
- a CDS encoding EF-hand domain-containing protein gives MEDGAERRRGMAGQMDPSKIAARLIKEHDKDGDGALNEAELVAALTAMRNLRGQGMRGQGMRGQGMRGRDGKEGGPQGRGRNVQAEDKGVTPKRPGQ, from the coding sequence ATGGAAGACGGAGCTGAACGTCGTCGCGGAATGGCCGGGCAGATGGATCCATCGAAAATCGCGGCCCGCTTGATCAAAGAACACGACAAAGATGGCGATGGTGCTCTGAACGAGGCTGAGTTGGTTGCTGCGTTGACTGCGATGCGAAACTTGCGTGGTCAAGGCATGCGAGGTCAAGGCATGCGTGGTCAAGGCATGCGTGGTCGGGATGGCAAAGAAGGTGGACCGCAAGGTCGCGGTCGAAACGTGCAAGCGGAAGACAAGGGTGTGACTCCCAAACGCCCCGGTCAATGA